Proteins from a single region of Gossypium arboreum isolate Shixiya-1 chromosome 1, ASM2569848v2, whole genome shotgun sequence:
- the LOC108482977 gene encoding uncharacterized protein LOC108482977 isoform X4 has translation MEKNQNKIFMEHSRVSKQYNSVEHGNGEFPHATQAFMPDPMTSLNMSIRPPELKGSDVKPVLNYSIQTGEEFSFEFMRDRLNPRKHFIQNSLGEPSYATGYMDLKGLLGISHTESESGSDISMLNMVEKGPRGFERKDSVHENQSNYGSHQSMRQTTLGYENNRGLLYMSIGTSDGTSTKMKVLCSFGGKILPRPSDRKLRYVGGETRIIRIRKDISWQELKQKILAIYDQTEVIKYQLPGEDFDALVSVSSDEDLQNMMEECNELLDKEASQKLRMFLFSLSDLEDTQFGLGNMDGDSEIQYVVAVNGMDFGTRTSTTLHGLTSFSANNLTEPVGTSINRETSRVAGDSVVISSSNIPGIMVSSSTFQSSQPVLPSSSEFSNSVPPNGFMNQHERSTEVPPYNGLQQQNLQMPATEFKPKPDCSGHQGNDLEKHRPSETDHPVSSRLHEGKVINHFQCEEVPVAVAPQDVPHFTLKNEAKNQENEKVASSVDAVNEVLVPKQVPPHKVYYSERIPREQLDLLNRLSKSDDSLGSQLLLAHPQSDMAQQFPNTETVGNLCDTNIASHIEKSAAKLSNKTTDDEISQRQKHKEFPAAVSLMNSKPSEEVLDTGLKQAVSNPMDNIQAPNKDGVQVGFPKDNLSVEKKPTFDVKAETGPGLPVGSESAFALPHDANLTSKNPPVHFQVDLRTESSTKDDSKENHSSGIIRAAQGDILIDINDRFPRDFLSDIFSKAMLSEESSGVSPLQTDGAGLSLNMENHEPKRWSYFQKLAQDFGEKDGSLNNQDHVSDQFAPVGVVPLSQAESDKKIGEDNPKDGQPQVQISESMQFDAMIENLRTPESDYEKTKSEKRNIGLPPLDPSLGEFDINTLQLIMNEDLEELRELGSGTFGTVYHGKWRGSDVAIKRIKKSCFTGRSSEQERLTNEFWREADILSKLHHPNVVAFYGVVQDGPGGTMATVTEFMVDGSLRHVLLRKDRLLDRRKKLIIAMDAAFGMEYLHSKNIVHFDLKCDNLLVNLKDPSRPICKVGDFGLSKIKRNTLVSGGVRGTLPWMAPELLNGGSNKVSEKVDVFSFGIVLWEILTGEEPYANMHYGAIIGGIVSNTLRPTIPSFCDPEWRKLMEQCWSPNPAARPSFTEIASRLRTMSAAASQSKVQGHKASK, from the exons ATGGAGAAAAATCAAAACAAGATTTTCATGGAACATTCTAGAGTTAGTAAACAATACAACTCTGTGGAGCATGGAAATGGGGAATTCCCCCATGCAACTCAAGCATTTATGCCAGATCCTATGACCAGCTTAAACATGAGTATAAGGCCTCCTGAGCTAAAAGGATCAGATGTCAAACCTGTACTTAATTATTCCATACAGACTGGTGAGGAGTTTTCTTTTGAATTTATGCGGGATCGGTTAAATCCTAGGAAGCATTTCATCCAAAATTCTCTAGGTGAACCCAGTTATGCAACAGGATATATGGATCTAAAAGGTCTTTTAGGCATTAGTCATACGGAATCTGAAAGTGGGTCTGATATTTCAATGCTTAACATGGTAGAGAAAGGTCCGAGGGGGTTTGAAAGAAAAGACTCTGTACATGAAAACCAAAGTAATTATGGGTCACATCAATCAATGCGACAGACTACATTGGGCTATGAAAATAATAGAGGACTTCTATATATGTCAATTGGGACCTCTGATGGCACATCAACAAAGATGAAGGTTCTTTGCAGCTTTGGTGGGAAAATCCTACCTCGACCAAGTGACAGAAAGCTAAGGTATGTTGGAGGCGAAACTCGCATAATTCGCATCAGAAAGGATATTTCGTGGCAGGAGCTTAAGCAGAAGATATTAGCAATTTATGATCAAACAGAAGTGATTAAATATCAGCTTCCAGGAGAGGACTTTGATGCTTTAGTTTCTGTGTCTTCAGACGAAGATTTGCAGAATATGATGGAGGAATGTAATGAACTTCTAGACAAAGAGGCCTCTCAAAAGCTTAGAATGTTTCTGTTCTCACTGAGTGATTTGGAGGATACTCAGTTTGGTCTAGGCAACATGGATGGTGATTCCGAGATTCAATATGTGGTAGCTGTTAATGGAATGGACTTTGGAACAAGGACAAGCACTACTCTGCATGGGTTGACAAGCTTTTCTGCTAACAATTTAACAGAACCAGTGGGAACGAGCATAAACAGGGAAACAAGCAGAGTTGCTGGAGACTCAGTTGTTATTAGCTCTTCTAACATTCCTGGCATTATGGTGTCATCATCAACTTTTCAGTCTTCTCAACCAGTTCTACCAAGTTCCTCAG AATTTTCTAATTCAGTTCCTCCtaatgggtttatgaatcaacaTGAACGCTCGACTGAAGTGCCACCATACAATGGCCTACAACAACAGAATCTGCAGATGCCAGCGACTGAGTTCAAACCCAAACCTGATTGTTCTGGTCACCAGGGCAATGACCTTGAAAAACATCGCCCTTCGGAAACAGATCACCCAGTTTCTTCTCGGCTGCATGAAGGAAAGGTGATAAATCATTTTCAGTGTGAAGAAGTACCAGTTGCAGTTGCTCCACAAGATGTGCCACATTTTACTTTGAAAAATGAAGCTAAAAACCaggaaaatgaaaaagttgcGTCATCTGTTGATGCTGTGAATGAAGTGCTTGTTCCTAAACAAG TGCCTCCTCACAAGGTTTATTATTCGGAAAGAATACCTCGGGAGCAGTTAGATTTGCTGAATCGATTGTCAAAGTCTGATGATTCATTAGGTTCTCAGTTGCTCTTAGCTCATCCACAATCTGATATGGCACAGCAATTTCCAAACACAGAAACTGTTGGAAATTTATGTGATACTAATATTGCTTCCCATATTGAAAAATCAGCTGCAAAACTTTCTAATAAAACCACTGATGATGAAATTTCCCAACGGCAAAAGCACAAAGAATTTCCTGCTGCTGTTTCTTTGATGAACTCAAAGCCTTCTGAGGAAGTGTTGGACACAGGTCTGAAGCAAGCAGTTTCAAATCCTATGGACAATATTCAAGCTCCAAACAAGGATGGGGTTCAGGTTGGTTTTCCAAAAGATAACCTTTCAGTTGAAAAGAAACCCACATTTGATGTGAAAGCTGAAACTGGGCCAGGGCTTCCTGTAGGAAGCGAATCAGCTTTTGCTCTGCCCCATGATGCCAACTTGACTAGCAAAAACCCACCAGTGCATTTTCAGGTTGATTTGAGGACGGAAAGCTCTACAAAAGATGATTCTAAAGAGAACCACAGTAGCGGTATTATCAGGGCAGCGCAGGGAGACATTCTTATTGATATCAATGATCGATTTCCTCGAGACTTCCTTTCTGATATATTTTCCAAAGCAATGCTTTCTGAGGAATCCTCTGGTGTTAGCCCACTGCAGACAGATGGAGCTGGCTTGAGCTTGAACATGGAAAACCATGAGCCCAAACGCTGGTCATATTTTCAGAAGTTGGCACAAGATTTTGGTGAAAAAGATGGTTCTCTCAATAACCAAGATCATGTATCAGATCAGTTTGCCCCAGTGGGTGTAGTTCCATTGAGCCAAGCTGAGTCTGATAAAAAAATTGGTGAAGACAACCCGAAGGATGGTCAACCCCAAGTGCAAATCAGTGAAAGTATGCAGTTTGATGCCATGATAGAGAACCTAAGAACACCGGAGTCAGACTATGAG AAGACGAAATCAGAAAAGAGGAATATTGGTCTACCTCCTTTGGATCCTTCTCTGGGAGAATTTGATATCAATACCTTGCAG CTCATAATGAATGAAGATCTTGAAGAGTTGAGGGAGCTGGGTTCTGGTACATTTGGGACTGTATATCATGGCAAATGGAGGGGATCAGATGTTGCCATCAAGAGAATAAAAAAAAGCTGCTTCACAGGTCGATCATCTGAGCAAGAAAGATTG ACCAATGAATTTTGGCGGGAAGCTGACATTCTCTCAAAACTTCATCATCCAAATGTGGTGGCATTTTATGGTGTGGTGCAAGATGGTCCTGGAGGAACAATGGCTACTGTTACAGAGTTCATGGTTGATGGTTCCCTTAGGCATGTTTTACTTCGCAAGGATAG GTTGCTTGATCGTCGTAAGAAGCTCATAATTGCCATGGATGCAGCATTCGGGATGGAATATTTACATTCAAAAAATATTGTGCATTTTGATCTGAAATGTGACAACTTGCTTGTTAACTTGAAAGATCCTTCACGACCTATTTGCAAG GTTGGTGATTTTGGACTGTCTAAAATAAAACGTAATACCTTAGTTTCTGGTGGTGTTCGGGGGACCCTACCTTGGATGGCCCCAGAGCTCTTGAATGGGGGCAGCAATAAGGTTTCAGAAAAG GTTGATGTGTTCTCTTTTGGTATTGTTTTATGGGAGATTCTCACTGGGGAAGAGCCTTATGCCAATATGCACTATGGTGCAATTATAG GAGGAATTGTAAGCAACACACTGAGACCAACAATTCCAAGCTTTTGTGATCCTGAATGGAGGAAATTGATGGAACAGTGTTGGTCCCCTAATCCTGCAGCCAGGCCATCATTCACAGAAATTGCTAGTCGATTGCGTACAATGTCAGCTGCTGCGAGCCAAAGCAAGGTGCAGGGTCACAAGGCATCAAAATGA